From Skermanella sp. TT6, a single genomic window includes:
- the ugpA gene encoding sn-glycerol-3-phosphate ABC transporter permease UgpA, protein MSRRVVFPNRLLPYLLLAPQIAITLVFFFWPAFQAVRQSLYRDDPFGFSSRFVGLANFELVLSDPNYINSLKVTVVFSLSVAIVALVAALVLAVMADRVVKGKGIYQTLLIWPYAVAPAIAGMLWLFLFSPAMGTLAVMLQRAGFDWNPLLNGDQAMAMVVGAAAWKQISYNFLFFLAGLQAIPKSLIEAAAIDGAGPGRRFWTIVFPLLSPTSFFLLVVNTVYAFFDTFGIIHAVTGGGPARATETLVYKVYNDGFVNLNLGASSAQSVILMAIVIALTVVQFKYVERRVHYA, encoded by the coding sequence ATGTCAAGACGCGTCGTCTTTCCCAACCGGCTGCTGCCGTACCTGCTGCTGGCACCCCAGATCGCCATCACGCTGGTGTTCTTCTTCTGGCCGGCCTTCCAGGCGGTCCGCCAATCGCTCTACCGGGACGATCCCTTCGGCTTCAGCAGCCGTTTCGTGGGGCTGGCCAATTTCGAACTGGTGCTGTCCGATCCCAACTACATCAACTCGCTGAAGGTGACCGTCGTCTTCAGCCTGTCGGTCGCCATCGTGGCGCTGGTCGCGGCGCTGGTGCTGGCGGTGATGGCCGACCGGGTGGTCAAGGGCAAGGGCATCTACCAGACCCTGCTGATCTGGCCCTACGCGGTCGCCCCCGCGATCGCCGGCATGCTGTGGCTGTTCCTGTTCAGCCCCGCCATGGGCACGCTGGCGGTGATGCTCCAGCGCGCCGGGTTCGACTGGAATCCTCTGCTGAACGGCGACCAAGCCATGGCGATGGTCGTGGGCGCCGCCGCCTGGAAGCAGATCAGCTACAATTTCCTGTTCTTCCTGGCCGGGCTCCAGGCCATTCCGAAATCCCTGATCGAGGCCGCGGCGATCGACGGCGCCGGGCCCGGACGGCGGTTCTGGACCATCGTGTTCCCGCTGCTGTCGCCGACTTCCTTCTTCCTGCTGGTGGTCAACACCGTCTACGCCTTCTTCGACACCTTCGGCATCATCCACGCGGTGACCGGCGGCGGCCCGGCGCGGGCGACCGAGACGCTGGTCTACAAGGTCTACAACGACGGCTTCGTGAACCTGAATCTCGGCGCCTCCTCCGCCCAGTCGGTGATCCTGATGGCGATCGTCATCGCGCTGACCGTCGTCCAGTTCAAGTATGTCGAGCGCAGGGTGCATTACGCATGA
- a CDS encoding sn-glycerol-3-phosphate import ATP-binding protein UgpC, which yields MAEVGIRGVRKTYAGGFEAIKGIDCAVGDGEFLVMLGPSGCGKSTLLRMVAGLETISAGEVSIGGRVVNDLEPKDRDIAMVFQNYALYPHMTVYDNMAYGLKIRGMSKSEIEERVHKAADILELRPFLGRRPRQLSGGQRQRVAMGRAIVREPKVFLFDEPLSNLDAKLRTQMRVEINRLQDRLGITSLYVTHDQVEAMTLADRMMVMNGGVAEQIGTPMEVYHRPASTFVAGFIGSPAMNFLPARLTAAGVELNGGHAVPLPGETGMSGAAGREVTLGIRPEHLTLESGRGIGDIAVRVELVEALGADTVVHARLTSSGDPLLARLPGSARVATGDTLHFAITPGEVHLFDRQGGRRL from the coding sequence ATGGCTGAAGTCGGCATCCGCGGCGTGCGGAAGACCTATGCGGGCGGTTTCGAGGCGATCAAGGGGATCGACTGCGCGGTGGGCGACGGCGAGTTCCTGGTCATGCTCGGGCCGTCGGGCTGCGGCAAGTCCACCCTGCTGCGCATGGTCGCCGGGCTGGAAACGATCAGCGCGGGCGAGGTCTCGATCGGCGGCCGGGTGGTCAACGACCTGGAGCCCAAGGATCGGGACATCGCCATGGTGTTCCAGAACTACGCGCTCTACCCGCACATGACCGTCTACGACAACATGGCCTACGGGCTGAAGATCCGCGGCATGTCGAAGTCGGAGATCGAGGAGCGGGTCCACAAGGCGGCGGACATCCTGGAACTCCGGCCCTTCCTGGGCCGCCGGCCCCGCCAGCTCTCCGGCGGGCAGCGCCAGCGCGTCGCCATGGGCCGGGCCATCGTGCGCGAGCCCAAGGTGTTCCTGTTCGACGAGCCGCTGTCCAACCTGGACGCCAAGCTGCGCACCCAGATGCGGGTCGAGATCAACCGGCTCCAGGACCGCCTGGGGATCACCAGCCTCTACGTCACCCACGACCAGGTGGAGGCGATGACGCTCGCCGACCGCATGATGGTGATGAACGGCGGCGTCGCCGAGCAGATCGGGACGCCGATGGAGGTCTATCACCGGCCGGCCAGCACCTTCGTCGCCGGCTTCATCGGGTCGCCCGCGATGAACTTCCTTCCGGCCAGGCTGACGGCCGCGGGGGTCGAGCTGAACGGCGGCCATGCCGTGCCGCTGCCGGGGGAAACGGGGATGTCCGGCGCCGCGGGCCGGGAGGTGACCCTGGGCATCCGGCCGGAGCATCTGACGCTGGAAAGCGGTCGGGGGATCGGCGACATCGCCGTGCGGGTCGAACTTGTCGAGGCGCTGGGAGCCGACACCGTGGTCCATGCCCGCCTGACGTCCAGCGGCGATCCGCTGCTCGCCCGCCTGCCCGGCAGCGCCCGCGTCGCGACGGGCGACACGCTGCATTTCGCGATCACGCCGGGGGAGGTCCACCTGTTCGACCGCCAGGGCGGCCGCAGGCTGTAA
- the eis gene encoding enhanced intracellular survival protein Eis → MSIPPVYAPFEPADLDRMTMLFRHAFASTADGVRFYMSIVGDDNFRVMRRAGAAVGTLALLDMAQYFGGRAVPCRGIAAVAVEPGERGRGTGGRMMAAMLAEARADGMPISTLYPATLPLYSKAGYGMAGDRFTYRIPFGILRGLRPEPAPRLASPPDRAVLAGLQRERAQRTNGLLERCELMWQRVRGTADKPLDTFLIPGDDGPEGYLTVGPRAPDRTLHVEDWVALTPRAGRAILGFLAGWHSQANTVTWGGGPEDLLLHLLPDVGGSIASWEQWMLRITDVAGALAARGWPNGVRAELTLAVTDPLLPDNAGRYRVEVADGEASVERTGDAGSGPADIELGVDALATLYSGHLGPGTLAGLGRLRASPEALATATTLFAGPRPWLADMF, encoded by the coding sequence ATGTCCATCCCTCCCGTCTACGCCCCCTTCGAACCGGCCGATCTCGACCGGATGACGATGCTGTTCCGGCACGCCTTCGCCTCGACGGCGGACGGTGTCCGCTTCTACATGTCGATCGTCGGGGACGACAATTTCCGGGTGATGCGCCGGGCGGGCGCCGCCGTGGGCACCCTGGCGCTGCTCGACATGGCCCAGTATTTCGGAGGGCGGGCCGTTCCCTGCCGGGGGATCGCCGCGGTCGCGGTCGAGCCGGGCGAGCGTGGACGCGGCACCGGCGGCCGGATGATGGCCGCCATGCTGGCGGAGGCGCGCGCCGACGGCATGCCGATCTCGACCCTCTATCCCGCGACCTTGCCGCTCTACTCCAAGGCCGGCTACGGCATGGCCGGCGACCGCTTCACCTACCGCATCCCGTTCGGGATCCTGCGCGGCCTACGCCCCGAACCGGCGCCCCGGCTGGCCTCGCCGCCGGACCGCGCCGTCCTGGCCGGGCTTCAGCGGGAGCGGGCGCAACGGACCAACGGTCTGCTGGAGCGTTGCGAGCTGATGTGGCAGCGGGTGCGCGGCACTGCCGACAAGCCGCTGGACACCTTCCTGATCCCGGGTGACGACGGCCCCGAGGGATACCTGACGGTCGGCCCGCGGGCGCCCGACCGGACTCTCCACGTGGAGGACTGGGTCGCCCTGACGCCCCGCGCCGGGCGGGCGATCCTGGGCTTCCTGGCGGGCTGGCACTCCCAGGCCAACACCGTGACCTGGGGCGGCGGCCCGGAGGATCTGCTTCTCCACCTGCTGCCCGACGTCGGCGGCTCGATCGCCTCTTGGGAGCAGTGGATGCTGCGGATCACCGACGTGGCCGGCGCCCTGGCCGCCCGCGGCTGGCCCAACGGGGTCCGGGCCGAACTGACGCTCGCCGTGACCGATCCCCTGCTGCCCGACAATGCCGGCCGCTACCGGGTGGAGGTGGCCGACGGCGAGGCCTCGGTCGAACGGACAGGCGACGCCGGCTCGGGGCCCGCCGACATCGAACTCGGCGTAGATGCCCTGGCGACGCTCTACAGCGGCCATCTCGGCCCCGGCACCCTGGCCGGCCTCGGCCGCCTCCGCGCCTCCCCCGAGGCGCTCGCCACCGCGACGACCCTGTTCGCAGGCCCACGGCCGTGGCTGGCGGACATGTTCTGA
- a CDS encoding sulfatase-like hydrolase/transferase — protein MAPVSDGSPRVTFISTFRFLLAGAYLGLLLNMPNWTGDLLGPDHVSPSLEVAAIFGLLALASAARGRAGRGLTSALAAAALLLGALRLADISSHMLIGRPVNLSLDLMLLPAILEVLAGAASVPELVAAAVAVPAILAVLFLLNLWAIRTAARFLERRPNRLFFAGALCALAVPALFGLRPYAPLDQGSVALLRWQVSQAAQASALRAEHLAGFRTDPFAGLSDDAVLAHLGRRDVYVMFFESYGETVLVDPRYRSVIEPTLADFDRALSEEGFGVRSGLIESPIRGGQSWLAHGTFLSGARLGDQGLYNLMLESGRQSLTHYFRRAGYETMAVMPALSRAWPEGGFWGFDRIWSTDDMGYAGPPFGWAAIPDQYTLDFIHRRKLRQRDRPLFIEYALISSHGPWEPLPPLLDDWESIGDGSVFDGMAPPLPADRQGWSGMTRNYADSVDYTLKVLRDYITRYIADDALIIVLGDHQPAPLITGDGASRSVPIHVISRDPELLAPFEEWGFTPGTIPEADRPPVPMERFRDRFLAAFSARETG, from the coding sequence ATGGCCCCTGTTTCCGACGGCTCCCCCCGGGTAACATTTATCTCAACCTTCCGGTTCCTGCTCGCCGGGGCCTATCTCGGCCTTCTGCTGAACATGCCCAACTGGACGGGCGACCTGCTGGGTCCCGATCATGTCAGCCCGTCGCTGGAGGTCGCCGCGATTTTCGGCCTGCTGGCGCTGGCGTCGGCAGCCAGGGGACGGGCCGGCCGGGGCCTGACCTCGGCGCTTGCGGCTGCGGCGCTGCTCCTGGGGGCGCTGCGCCTCGCCGACATCTCCAGCCACATGCTGATCGGCCGGCCCGTCAATCTGTCGCTCGACCTGATGCTGCTGCCGGCGATCCTGGAAGTGCTGGCGGGGGCCGCCAGCGTCCCGGAACTGGTCGCCGCCGCGGTGGCGGTACCGGCAATCCTGGCCGTGCTGTTCCTGCTGAACCTGTGGGCGATCCGGACGGCCGCGCGGTTCCTGGAACGTCGGCCCAACCGGCTCTTCTTCGCCGGGGCCTTGTGCGCCCTGGCGGTGCCGGCCCTGTTCGGCCTGCGCCCCTATGCGCCGCTCGACCAGGGATCGGTGGCGCTGCTCCGGTGGCAGGTCTCGCAGGCCGCCCAGGCCTCGGCGCTGCGGGCGGAGCATCTCGCCGGCTTCAGGACCGACCCGTTCGCCGGCCTGTCCGACGACGCCGTGCTGGCGCACCTGGGACGGCGGGATGTCTATGTCATGTTCTTCGAGTCCTACGGCGAAACCGTGCTGGTCGATCCGCGCTACCGTTCCGTGATCGAACCGACCCTGGCGGACTTCGACCGCGCCCTTTCGGAAGAGGGATTCGGCGTGCGCTCCGGGCTGATCGAGTCGCCGATCCGGGGCGGGCAGTCCTGGCTGGCCCACGGCACCTTCCTCAGCGGCGCCCGGCTCGGCGACCAGGGGCTCTACAACCTGATGCTGGAGAGCGGCCGGCAGTCGCTGACCCATTATTTCAGGCGCGCCGGCTACGAGACCATGGCCGTCATGCCGGCCCTGTCCCGCGCCTGGCCGGAAGGCGGCTTCTGGGGCTTCGACCGGATCTGGAGCACCGACGACATGGGCTATGCCGGGCCGCCCTTCGGTTGGGCCGCGATCCCCGACCAGTACACGCTCGATTTCATCCACCGGCGGAAGCTTCGCCAGCGCGACCGGCCCCTGTTCATCGAATACGCCCTGATCAGCAGCCACGGCCCCTGGGAACCGCTGCCCCCGCTGCTGGACGACTGGGAAAGCATCGGCGACGGCTCGGTTTTCGACGGCATGGCGCCGCCCCTTCCGGCCGACCGGCAGGGCTGGAGCGGCATGACCCGCAACTATGCCGATTCGGTCGACTATACCCTCAAGGTCCTGCGCGACTACATAACCAGGTATATCGCGGACGATGCGCTGATCATCGTCCTGGGCGACCACCAGCCGGCACCGCTGATCACCGGCGACGGTGCGTCGCGCTCGGTCCCCATCCATGTCATCAGCCGGGACCCCGAACTGCTGGCTCCGTTCGAGGAATGGGGCTTCACTCCCGGCACGATTCCGGAGGCGGATCGGCCGCCCGTGCCGATGGAACGGTTCCGCGACCGCTTCCTGGCGGCGTTCAGCGCGCGGGAGACCGGCTGA
- a CDS encoding rhomboid family intramembrane serine protease, whose translation MRPPYATVTIVVLCVLAFLVQETLAEPAAWDFVLGFSMVPAVVTGDRLLPPDVPSLGRAFSLLSSMFLHADVWHLAGNMLFLWLFGDSVEMALGHVRYGVFYLLCGLGGAGAEILHDPASIDPVVGASGAISGLLAAAVMLHPRAWLVLVLPGRRVSLPVPVYVALGGWLGIQGLEAVAADLEAMVAWWSHLGGFVTGTILVLPFRHSRGQSGARP comes from the coding sequence GTGAGGCCGCCCTACGCGACGGTCACGATCGTCGTCCTGTGCGTCCTCGCCTTCCTGGTCCAGGAGACCCTGGCCGAACCCGCGGCCTGGGACTTCGTGCTCGGCTTCTCGATGGTCCCGGCCGTGGTCACCGGCGACCGCCTGCTGCCGCCCGACGTTCCGTCGCTGGGCCGGGCCTTCAGCCTGCTCTCCTCCATGTTCCTCCACGCCGACGTCTGGCATCTGGCCGGCAACATGCTGTTCCTGTGGCTGTTCGGGGACAGCGTCGAGATGGCCCTGGGCCATGTCCGCTACGGAGTGTTCTACCTGCTGTGCGGCCTGGGCGGGGCGGGCGCGGAGATCCTGCACGACCCCGCCTCGATCGATCCGGTGGTCGGGGCGAGCGGCGCGATCTCCGGCCTGCTGGCGGCCGCCGTCATGCTCCATCCCAGGGCGTGGCTGGTCCTGGTCCTGCCCGGACGGCGGGTTTCCCTGCCCGTGCCCGTCTATGTGGCGCTCGGCGGCTGGCTCGGCATCCAGGGCCTGGAGGCGGTGGCCGCAGACCTGGAGGCCATGGTCGCCTGGTGGTCGCATCTCGGCGGTTTCGTAACCGGAACGATCCTGGTCCTGCCCTTCCGGCATTCTCGGGGGCAGTCCGGCGCCCGGCCTTGA
- the ugpE gene encoding sn-glycerol-3-phosphate ABC transporter permease UgpE, protein MIERRPLGVLLAHFILILGILIVAFPIYYTFVASTLTTPEIMAPPMPLVPGPHFLENYGGAFGGIGTIGGVGVGRLLLNTLVVALAIAVGKIIISILSAYAIVFFSFPGRMLFFWMIFITLMLPVEVRILPTYQVIVDLGLIDTYTGLTLPLMASATATFLFRQFFMTIPDELVEAARIDGAGPMRFFKDILLPLSYTNIAALFVILFIYGWTQYLWPLLITNDNEMNTIIIGLRKMISFVDADTQWNLIMAITILAMLPPIAVVVFMQRWFVKGLVDSEK, encoded by the coding sequence ATGATTGAAAGGCGTCCCCTGGGCGTTCTGCTCGCCCATTTCATCCTGATCCTCGGCATCCTGATCGTCGCCTTCCCGATCTACTACACCTTCGTCGCCTCGACCCTGACCACGCCGGAGATCATGGCCCCGCCCATGCCGCTGGTGCCGGGGCCGCACTTCCTGGAGAACTACGGCGGCGCCTTCGGGGGCATCGGGACCATCGGCGGCGTCGGCGTCGGCCGGCTGCTGCTGAACACGCTGGTCGTGGCGCTCGCCATCGCGGTGGGCAAGATCATCATCTCGATCCTGTCGGCCTACGCGATCGTGTTCTTCAGCTTTCCCGGCCGGATGCTGTTCTTCTGGATGATCTTCATCACGCTGATGCTGCCGGTCGAGGTGCGCATCCTGCCGACATACCAGGTGATCGTCGACCTGGGGCTGATCGACACCTATACCGGCCTGACGCTGCCGCTGATGGCGTCGGCCACCGCGACCTTCCTGTTCCGGCAGTTCTTCATGACGATCCCGGACGAGCTGGTCGAGGCCGCGCGCATCGACGGCGCCGGCCCGATGCGGTTCTTCAAGGATATCCTGCTGCCGCTCTCCTACACCAACATCGCGGCGTTGTTCGTCATCCTGTTCATCTATGGCTGGACCCAGTACCTGTGGCCGCTGCTCATCACCAACGACAACGAGATGAACACGATCATCATCGGCTTGCGGAAGATGATCTCGTTCGTGGACGCGGACACGCAGTGGAACCTGATCATGGCGATCACGATCCTCGCCATGCTCCCGCCGATCGCCGTCGTGGTCTTCATGCAGCGCTGGTTCGTCAAGGGCCTGGTCGATTCGGAGAAGTGA
- a CDS encoding peroxiredoxin, producing MEHNTTGDYHIQTALPRLNALAPAFEAETTHGRLALEDYRGTWVVLFSHPADFTPVCTTEFIEFARMAPALKERNTELLGLSIDSIYSHLAWVQAIRDKFGVEIPFPVIADGNREVASLYGMINPEESSTETSRCLFVIDDKGVLRAMIYYPLTTGRNTDEILRLIDALQTTDRHRVATPANWRPGESVIVPPPRTVEDAEARKDLGYECTDWWFCKTTVPAPGSKG from the coding sequence GTGGAACACAATACCACCGGCGACTATCACATCCAGACCGCCCTGCCGCGCCTGAACGCCCTGGCGCCCGCCTTCGAGGCCGAGACCACCCATGGACGGCTGGCCCTGGAGGACTATCGCGGGACCTGGGTCGTCCTGTTCTCCCATCCGGCCGATTTCACGCCGGTCTGCACCACCGAGTTCATCGAGTTCGCCCGCATGGCCCCGGCCCTGAAGGAGCGGAACACCGAACTGCTGGGCCTGTCGATCGACAGCATCTACAGCCATCTCGCCTGGGTCCAGGCGATCCGCGACAAGTTCGGCGTCGAGATCCCCTTCCCGGTGATCGCCGACGGCAACCGCGAAGTCGCGTCGCTCTATGGGATGATCAACCCGGAGGAGAGTTCCACCGAGACCAGCCGCTGCCTGTTCGTCATCGACGACAAGGGCGTCCTGCGCGCCATGATCTATTATCCGCTGACCACCGGCCGCAATACGGACGAGATCCTGCGGCTGATCGATGCCCTCCAGACCACCGACCGGCACAGGGTCGCCACCCCGGCCAACTGGCGGCCCGGCGAGTCCGTGATCGTCCCGCCGCCGCGCACCGTCGAGGACGCCGAGGCGCGCAAGGACCTGGGCTACGAATGCACGGACTGGTGGTTCTGCAAGACCACCGTGCCGGCTCCCGGCTCGAAGGGCTGA
- a CDS encoding polyhydroxyalkanoate depolymerase, which produces MLYQLYDLQHAAWYPVRLMAEATQTAFQNPFMPASYTRIGRTIAAGAELFERTTRRFGKPEFGLPTTKVDGIEVAVREVPVLRKPFCDLIHFERDTDKVHPPVLVVAPMSGHHATLLRGTVQALLPEHDVYITDWLDARKIPLSRGKFDLDDYISYLIEFMGHLGPHTHVMAVCQPTVPVLCAVSLMAQNEDPNQPASMILMGGPIDTTAAPTVVTELAENKPLSWFERNVIQTVPAYYPGGLRQVYPGFIQLTGFMSMNLDRHVGEHVKLYQHLIQGDGDSAEQHRKFYDEYLSVMDLPAEFYLQTVENVFQKHSLPKGTMQWQGQRVDPSAIRHTAMMTVEGELDDISAPGQTRAAHQIVSSLPAEKRGDHLQKGVGHYGIFNGRRWREQILPKVRDFMLTHDTSGRFAPPAPRQVAAE; this is translated from the coding sequence TTGCTCTACCAGCTCTATGATCTCCAGCACGCGGCCTGGTATCCCGTACGCCTCATGGCCGAGGCCACCCAGACCGCGTTCCAGAATCCGTTCATGCCGGCTTCCTACACCCGGATCGGGCGCACCATCGCCGCCGGGGCGGAACTGTTCGAGCGGACGACGCGGAGGTTCGGCAAGCCGGAGTTCGGCCTGCCCACCACCAAGGTCGATGGCATCGAGGTGGCGGTCCGCGAAGTGCCCGTGCTTCGCAAGCCGTTCTGCGACCTGATCCATTTCGAGCGGGACACCGACAAGGTGCACCCCCCGGTGCTGGTCGTGGCGCCCATGTCCGGCCACCATGCCACGCTGCTGCGCGGCACGGTCCAGGCGCTGCTGCCGGAGCACGACGTCTACATCACCGACTGGCTCGACGCGCGCAAGATCCCGCTGTCGCGCGGCAAGTTCGACCTGGATGACTATATCAGCTACCTGATCGAGTTCATGGGGCACCTGGGCCCGCACACCCACGTGATGGCGGTCTGCCAGCCGACCGTGCCGGTGCTGTGCGCGGTCTCGCTGATGGCCCAGAACGAGGATCCCAACCAGCCCGCCAGCATGATCCTGATGGGCGGCCCGATCGACACCACGGCGGCCCCCACGGTCGTGACCGAACTGGCCGAGAACAAGCCGCTGAGCTGGTTCGAGCGCAACGTCATCCAGACCGTCCCGGCCTATTACCCCGGCGGCCTGCGCCAGGTCTATCCCGGCTTCATCCAGCTCACCGGCTTCATGTCGATGAACCTGGACCGCCACGTGGGCGAGCACGTCAAGCTGTACCAGCACCTGATCCAGGGCGACGGCGACAGCGCCGAGCAGCACCGCAAGTTCTACGACGAGTACCTGTCGGTGATGGATCTCCCGGCGGAGTTCTACCTCCAGACCGTCGAGAACGTGTTCCAGAAGCATTCGCTGCCGAAGGGCACCATGCAGTGGCAGGGCCAGCGCGTCGATCCCTCGGCGATCCGGCATACCGCGATGATGACGGTCGAAGGCGAGCTGGACGACATCTCGGCCCCCGGCCAGACCCGCGCCGCCCACCAGATCGTCTCCAGCCTGCCGGCCGAGAAGCGCGGCGACCACCTGCAGAAGGGCGTCGGCCACTACGGCATCTTCAACGGCCGCCGGTGGCGCGAGCAGATCCTGCCGAAGGTCCGCGACTTCATGCTGACCCACGACACCTCCGGACGCTTCGCGCCTCCGGCGCCGCGGCAGGTCGCGGCGGAGTAG
- a CDS encoding sulfite exporter TauE/SafE family protein — MDQHTVLTLIDAGLQQCGVDFGRDGGLFASLFTAGLVGGWSHCAGMCGPFVLAQVATRLEGVPASRMTEFHRLTGAAVLPYHFGRATTYAGIGAAAALLAGGIGAVPGLRWVTGALLVFAALFFLVQALGGVLGRMPASGRGSGGGARRRWADHVGGVAKPLFGRPTGWRGYGLGLALGFIPCGLLYGAVAAAAASGSPAAGAFGMAAFAVGTVPSLLAVGLAGHVAGRNFRGVVARVAPLIMVANAGVLGYMAWRMVA; from the coding sequence ATGGACCAGCATACCGTACTGACCCTGATCGACGCGGGCCTGCAGCAATGCGGGGTCGATTTCGGCCGCGACGGCGGGCTGTTCGCCAGCCTCTTCACGGCCGGCCTGGTCGGCGGCTGGTCCCACTGCGCCGGCATGTGCGGCCCCTTCGTCCTGGCCCAGGTCGCGACGCGGCTCGAAGGGGTCCCCGCCAGCCGCATGACCGAGTTTCACCGGCTGACCGGCGCTGCGGTCCTGCCGTACCATTTCGGGCGCGCAACGACATACGCGGGGATCGGTGCTGCGGCGGCGCTGCTGGCGGGCGGCATCGGCGCCGTGCCGGGCCTGCGCTGGGTCACCGGGGCGCTGCTGGTGTTCGCCGCGCTGTTCTTCCTGGTCCAGGCCCTGGGCGGGGTGCTCGGCCGGATGCCGGCCTCCGGCCGGGGCTCCGGCGGAGGGGCGCGGCGCCGGTGGGCGGACCACGTCGGCGGAGTCGCCAAGCCGCTGTTCGGCCGGCCGACCGGCTGGCGCGGCTACGGCTTGGGGCTGGCCCTGGGCTTCATCCCCTGCGGGCTGCTCTACGGCGCGGTCGCGGCGGCGGCGGCCAGCGGGAGCCCCGCGGCCGGCGCCTTCGGCATGGCGGCCTTCGCCGTCGGCACGGTGCCGAGCCTCCTGGCGGTCGGGCTGGCCGGGCACGTCGCCGGGCGGAATTTCCGGGGCGTGGTCGCCCGCGTGGCCCCGCTGATCATGGTGGCGAACGCCGGCGTGCTCGGCTACATGGCCTGGCGCATGGTCGCCTGA
- a CDS encoding MgtC/SapB family protein, giving the protein MDLAAEFRTITPLSEVAFRLAVASLCGMALGIDREIRGKSAGLRTHMLVALSSAGTTLVTLEIFEMLKATGHTDMDPLRIVQGLAQAIGFISAGVIIQARRDVHGLTTAVNIWLCSAVGVAAGAGLHALALIITLFAAAILTGMHFIEKWVFRKGPRD; this is encoded by the coding sequence ATGGATCTCGCGGCGGAGTTCCGGACCATCACGCCGCTGTCGGAAGTGGCGTTCCGGCTCGCGGTGGCCTCGCTCTGCGGCATGGCGCTCGGCATAGACCGGGAGATCCGGGGGAAGTCGGCCGGATTGCGGACCCACATGCTGGTGGCGCTCAGTTCGGCCGGCACGACGCTGGTGACCCTGGAGATCTTCGAGATGCTGAAGGCGACGGGCCATACCGACATGGATCCCTTGCGCATCGTCCAGGGGCTGGCCCAGGCCATCGGCTTCATCAGCGCCGGCGTCATCATCCAGGCCCGCCGGGACGTCCATGGCCTCACCACCGCGGTCAACATCTGGCTGTGCAGCGCCGTCGGGGTCGCCGCCGGAGCGGGACTCCACGCCCTGGCCCTGATCATCACGCTCTTCGCGGCGGCTATCCTGACCGGGATGCATTTCATAGAGAAATGGGTGTTCAGGAAGGGTCCGCGCGATTGA